In Hoeflea ulvae, one genomic interval encodes:
- a CDS encoding DUF1254 domain-containing protein: MRSALLAIVIGLVGAALIHIIIILALPQWTGKDAWTRVMALGAANRFYSLANEPNVTGLFNDDPNIRSAVCHFDISTGPVRVIATGGVPIWTVSAYDASANETYSMNDRSSIGESVNIAFVTPAQMLQMRRAMPAALERTVLVELPRPQGYVVLRAVAPMPSHEPLVRNFLRNAACASFKTDPA, from the coding sequence ATGCGTAGTGCGCTGCTTGCCATCGTGATCGGGCTCGTCGGCGCCGCCCTGATCCACATCATCATCATCCTGGCCCTGCCGCAATGGACCGGCAAGGACGCCTGGACCCGGGTGATGGCGCTTGGAGCGGCCAACCGGTTCTATTCGCTGGCCAATGAGCCCAATGTGACCGGGCTGTTCAACGACGATCCGAACATCCGCAGCGCCGTCTGCCATTTCGACATCTCCACCGGCCCGGTGCGGGTGATCGCCACCGGCGGCGTGCCGATCTGGACCGTGTCGGCCTATGACGCCTCGGCCAACGAGACCTATTCGATGAACGACCGCTCCTCGATCGGCGAGAGCGTCAATATCGCCTTCGTCACGCCGGCGCAGATGCTGCAGATGCGCCGCGCCATGCCGGCGGCACTCGAGCGCACGGTGCTGGTCGAACTGCCGCGGCCGCAAGGCTATGTGGTGCTGCGCGCCGTGGCGCCGATGCCGAGCCACGAACCGCTGGTGCGGAATTTTCTCCGAAACGCCGCTTGCGCCAGTTTCAAGACCGACCCGGCCTGA
- a CDS encoding DUF1772 domain-containing protein, protein MIATRVLPLASLTLSAAIFGFFYAWVCSTMWGLDAADPELAIAAMQAMNASVRNAVFFPAFFLTPVVLALTMLALLHAGRPRAAWWFGLAAAVYCLGGLGITIAVNVPMNEALARVELPLEREAAARIWRDYSAPWQGWNQLRAIAGGLTVVLTGIGLLGIGPAAPPRQNPRST, encoded by the coding sequence ATGATTGCCACCCGCGTGCTGCCGCTGGCGTCGCTAACGTTGTCGGCCGCCATCTTCGGGTTCTTCTATGCCTGGGTCTGCTCGACCATGTGGGGGCTCGATGCCGCCGATCCTGAACTGGCCATCGCGGCCATGCAGGCAATGAACGCCTCGGTGCGCAATGCGGTGTTCTTCCCGGCATTCTTCCTCACGCCGGTGGTGCTCGCGCTCACCATGCTGGCGCTGCTGCATGCCGGCCGCCCCCGGGCCGCGTGGTGGTTCGGGCTTGCCGCCGCGGTCTATTGCCTTGGCGGGCTGGGCATCACGATCGCGGTCAATGTTCCGATGAACGAGGCCCTGGCACGGGTCGAACTGCCGCTGGAGCGCGAGGCGGCGGCACGGATCTGGCGTGACTATTCTGCCCCCTGGCAGGGCTGGAACCAGCTTCGCGCGATCGCCGGCGGCCTCACCGTTGTGCTCACAGGCATCGGCCTGCTCGGGATCGGACCGGCCGCGCCGCCACGGCAAAACCCGCGCAGCACTTGA
- a CDS encoding DUF1214 domain-containing protein, which yields MFRLPALVLLSLAIAFGGGAWSASWMLGATSGFGAIKLGSWTAYPELQTAKADPFAKAHRAGDGRILLGRAEGLVFTARADAAGAPLSGRCSYEVSGSTPPTRFWTLRVADAAGHPIEAAPRFPASLNSWTTLRRTDGSFSIRIGATPAPGNWIRLDTQGKISFVLTLVDTPTAGSVSMVELDMPEISLIGCADA from the coding sequence GTGTTTCGCCTGCCTGCCCTGGTTCTCCTTTCTCTGGCAATCGCCTTTGGTGGTGGCGCCTGGTCCGCGTCCTGGATGCTCGGCGCCACCTCCGGCTTCGGCGCTATCAAGCTCGGCTCCTGGACCGCCTATCCGGAACTGCAGACGGCCAAGGCCGACCCCTTCGCCAAGGCGCATCGCGCCGGCGATGGCCGCATCCTGCTTGGCCGCGCCGAAGGTCTGGTGTTTACCGCGCGCGCTGACGCCGCCGGCGCGCCGCTGTCGGGCCGCTGCAGCTACGAGGTTTCCGGCTCCACCCCGCCAACCCGGTTCTGGACGCTGCGCGTCGCCGATGCCGCAGGCCATCCCATCGAGGCGGCGCCGCGCTTTCCCGCCAGCCTGAATTCCTGGACGACGCTGCGCCGCACCGACGGCAGTTTCAGCATCCGGATCGGCGCCACGCCGGCGCCGGGCAACTGGATCCGGCTCGACACGCAGGGCAAGATCAGCTTCGTGCTGACGCTGGTCGACACGCCGACGGCGGGATCGGTCAGCATGGTCGAACTCGACATGCCCGAGATCAGCCTGATCGGATGCGCCGATGCGTAG
- a CDS encoding transglycosylase domain-containing protein: MQDPFNQQNRPRKRSNILLRIDSWIDSTIWNAGFSAGETWEEITIFFRRFRTRGAWKAFFEILGEGMNVGTAGFVLLLALAMPAFEETAGNWRARDDFAVTFLDRYGNEIGHRGIIHEDSAPVDLLPDHFVKAVLATEDRRFFEHFGIDFLGLARAMTENVKANSVVQGGSTITQQLAKNLFLTNERTLERKVKEAFLAFWLEANLPKKEILRLYLDRAYMGGGTFGAAAAAQFYFGKNITEVSLAESAMLAGLFKAPARYAPHINLPAARGRANEVLSNLVQGNMMTEGQVIGARRNPASVIDRGDHDAPDYFLDWAFEEVKRIAGGFDQHSLIVRTTIDTGMQKAAEASVETSLRQDGERYRASQAALVLIENGGAVRAMVGGRDYGESQFNRASRALRQPGSSFKIYTYSLAMEKGMTPDSPIVDAPIHWGNWNPKNYGLSYRGRIDMKTALAKSINTIPVRIAKEKLGEDPIGQIMEQAKKFGVETPIRRDVTIPIGTSEVTVLDQATAYAVFPTGGYQSRRHGIAQILNYSGDVLYDFNRDEPPAERVLSETAGAYMNQMLTRVPYVGTARRSAVDGVLTGGKTGTTQAYRDAWFCGFTGNFTAAVWFGNDDYTSSNRMTGGSLPAMTFKRLMDYAHQGIELRAIPGVENPLPTPRAAPLVAKSATDANGNALAPLQRPRTLNPASTEVLRGLTEQFEQAKPLGLPERVAAIAPLPGVDPVVAKQ, from the coding sequence GTGCAGGACCCGTTCAACCAGCAAAACCGGCCGCGCAAGCGCTCCAACATCCTGCTGCGCATCGATTCCTGGATCGATTCGACGATCTGGAACGCCGGCTTTTCCGCCGGCGAGACCTGGGAAGAGATCACCATCTTCTTCCGCCGCTTCCGCACCCGCGGCGCCTGGAAGGCCTTTTTCGAAATTCTTGGCGAAGGCATGAATGTCGGCACCGCCGGCTTCGTGCTGCTGCTGGCACTGGCCATGCCGGCGTTTGAGGAAACCGCCGGCAACTGGCGCGCGCGCGATGATTTCGCCGTCACCTTTCTCGATCGCTACGGCAACGAGATCGGCCATCGCGGCATCATCCACGAGGATTCGGCCCCGGTCGACCTTTTGCCCGATCATTTCGTCAAGGCGGTGCTGGCCACCGAGGACCGGCGTTTCTTCGAGCATTTCGGCATCGATTTCCTCGGCCTCGCCCGCGCCATGACCGAGAACGTCAAGGCCAATTCGGTGGTCCAGGGCGGCTCCACCATCACCCAGCAGCTGGCCAAGAACCTCTTCCTGACCAATGAGCGCACACTTGAGCGCAAGGTCAAGGAAGCCTTTCTGGCGTTCTGGCTCGAGGCCAATCTGCCCAAGAAGGAAATCCTCAGGCTCTATCTCGACCGCGCCTATATGGGCGGCGGCACCTTTGGCGCAGCGGCTGCGGCGCAATTCTATTTCGGCAAGAACATCACCGAGGTCTCGCTGGCGGAATCGGCCATGCTGGCGGGCCTGTTCAAGGCCCCTGCCCGCTACGCCCCGCACATCAACCTGCCCGCCGCCCGCGGGCGGGCCAACGAGGTGCTGTCCAATCTGGTGCAGGGCAACATGATGACCGAAGGCCAGGTCATCGGCGCCCGGCGCAATCCGGCCAGCGTGATTGACCGCGGCGATCACGACGCGCCGGACTATTTCCTCGACTGGGCCTTCGAGGAGGTCAAGCGCATCGCCGGCGGGTTTGATCAGCACTCGCTGATCGTGCGCACCACCATTGACACCGGCATGCAGAAGGCTGCCGAGGCTTCGGTCGAAACCAGCCTGCGCCAGGATGGCGAACGCTACCGGGCCAGCCAGGCAGCCCTGGTGCTGATCGAGAATGGCGGCGCGGTGCGGGCCATGGTCGGCGGCCGCGATTATGGCGAAAGCCAGTTCAACCGCGCCTCGCGGGCGCTGCGCCAGCCCGGCTCCTCGTTCAAGATCTACACCTATTCGCTGGCCATGGAAAAAGGCATGACGCCCGACAGCCCGATTGTCGATGCGCCGATCCACTGGGGCAACTGGAACCCGAAGAATTACGGGTTGAGCTATCGCGGCCGCATCGACATGAAAACCGCGCTGGCCAAGTCGATCAACACCATCCCGGTGCGGATCGCCAAGGAAAAGCTCGGCGAGGATCCGATCGGCCAGATCATGGAGCAGGCAAAGAAATTCGGCGTCGAGACGCCGATCCGCCGCGACGTCACCATTCCGATCGGCACTTCCGAAGTGACCGTTCTCGACCAGGCAACCGCCTATGCGGTGTTTCCCACCGGAGGCTACCAGTCGCGGCGCCACGGTATCGCGCAGATCCTCAATTACAGCGGCGATGTGCTCTATGATTTCAACCGCGACGAGCCGCCGGCCGAGCGGGTGCTGTCGGAAACCGCCGGCGCCTATATGAACCAGATGCTGACTCGCGTGCCCTATGTCGGCACCGCGCGGCGTTCGGCCGTCGACGGCGTTCTCACCGGCGGCAAGACCGGCACCACGCAGGCCTATCGCGACGCCTGGTTCTGCGGATTCACCGGCAATTTCACCGCCGCGGTCTGGTTCGGAAATGACGATTATACCTCGTCCAACCGGATGACCGGCGGCTCCCTGCCGGCCATGACCTTCAAGCGGCTGATGGATTACGCCCATCAGGGCATCGAGCTTCGCGCCATTCCCGGCGTTGAAAATCCGCTGCCCACCCCGCGCGCCGCACCGCTGGTCGCCAAATCCGCCACCGATGCCAATGGCAATGCGCTGGCGCCGCTGCAACGGCCGCGCACGCTCAACCCCGCCTCCACCGAGGTGCTGCGCGGGCTGACCGAGCAGTTCGAACAGGCCAAGCCGCTGGGACTGCCCGAACGCGTCGCCGCAATCGCGCCCTTGCCGGGCGTTGATCCGGTTGTTGCCAAACAGTGA
- a CDS encoding YcgN family cysteine cluster protein, with protein sequence MGTKPFWRTKRLDDMNAAEWESLCDGCGRCCLNKLEDWDTGEIVWTNVACRLLDGNTCRCKDYANRQATVPDCIGLTPDQVDTISWLPPTCGYRLVAEGSDLYWWHPLVSGDAETVHEAGVSVRGRTLSEVDIPVEDFEDYLVEWPGEEA encoded by the coding sequence ATGGGCACCAAGCCCTTCTGGAGAACCAAGCGGCTTGACGACATGAATGCGGCCGAGTGGGAAAGCCTCTGCGACGGCTGCGGCCGCTGCTGCCTCAACAAGCTGGAGGACTGGGACACCGGCGAGATCGTCTGGACCAATGTCGCCTGCCGGCTGCTCGACGGAAATACCTGCCGATGCAAGGACTACGCCAACCGCCAGGCCACCGTGCCCGACTGCATCGGGCTGACGCCGGACCAGGTCGACACCATCAGCTGGCTGCCGCCGACCTGCGGCTACCGGCTGGTGGCCGAGGGCAGCGATCTCTACTGGTGGCATCCGCTGGTCTCGGGCGACGCCGAGACCGTGCACGAGGCCGGCGTGTCGGTGCGCGGCCGTACGCTGAGCGAGGTCGATATCCCGGTGGAGGATTTCGAGGATTACCTGGTCGAATGGCCGGGCGAGGAAGCCTGA
- a CDS encoding peptidoglycan-binding domain-containing protein, with product MSRQRAAPDPFADDTSSGHGVLAALGQLVSAHPSLAGGSVAFAVIFGFVAANALWHQPGDHPAPILKTREVATAAVPVASARPVAAVPFAKEVPARTVTTFRIERSDDTPTASIPVPVVAPAIAPAPQPVVVQSAADPVLSQIQAILAAQGLYSGEIDGLMGPKSAAAIRQWEKHNGYSETGDATAELLAVMGSPVAPASPVTLASADTGPVPAPVPRPTPAVSADSRTSGPVTVPAAVEGPSELVQQIQSGLSNIAYADISVDGVAGAQTRAAISAFEKHYRLPVTGQPNETVLKKLLEIGAL from the coding sequence ATGTCGAGACAGCGCGCAGCGCCTGACCCGTTTGCGGATGACACCAGCTCCGGCCACGGCGTTCTTGCAGCGCTTGGCCAGCTTGTGTCGGCCCATCCCTCGCTTGCCGGCGGCAGCGTCGCCTTCGCGGTGATTTTCGGCTTCGTCGCCGCCAATGCGCTGTGGCACCAGCCCGGCGACCACCCGGCGCCAATTCTCAAGACCCGGGAAGTGGCAACCGCCGCGGTGCCGGTGGCGAGCGCCCGGCCGGTCGCCGCCGTGCCGTTCGCCAAGGAGGTTCCGGCGCGCACCGTCACCACCTTCAGGATCGAACGCAGCGACGACACCCCGACCGCCTCGATCCCGGTTCCGGTGGTAGCCCCGGCAATCGCTCCGGCGCCGCAGCCGGTCGTGGTCCAGTCCGCAGCCGATCCGGTGCTGAGCCAGATCCAGGCCATCCTTGCCGCCCAGGGGCTCTATTCCGGCGAGATCGACGGCCTGATGGGGCCGAAATCCGCAGCGGCGATCCGTCAGTGGGAAAAGCACAATGGCTATTCCGAAACCGGCGATGCCACGGCAGAGCTTCTGGCCGTCATGGGCTCGCCCGTGGCCCCGGCCAGTCCCGTCACCCTTGCCAGCGCCGACACCGGTCCGGTACCCGCACCGGTGCCACGGCCGACGCCGGCGGTGAGTGCCGATAGCCGTACAAGCGGGCCGGTCACGGTTCCCGCGGCCGTCGAAGGTCCAAGCGAACTGGTCCAGCAGATCCAGTCCGGCCTGTCCAACATCGCCTATGCCGACATCTCGGTGGACGGCGTGGCCGGGGCGCAGACCCGCGCGGCGATCAGCGCCTTTGAAAAGCACTACCGGCTTCCGGTTACCGGCCAGCCCAACGAGACGGTGCTGAAGAAACTGCTCGAAATCGGCGCATTGTGA
- a CDS encoding TetR/AcrR family transcriptional regulator encodes MRDDTRMARQQQIEQAAYAVLETKGYAGASMLAIARQAKASNETLYNWYGDKNGLFAALVVRNAAEVQDLLQQGLQSGRPGLEILRVLGPRLLALLTGPRAVQLNRAAAADPTGELGKVISGRGRETVAPLIGEVLRRAKQDGDLDFGTVEEAVGLYLDLLVGDLQIRRAIGGAPPDEDAISRRADLALDRLLRLNPASTQPTPTCHEKDDKG; translated from the coding sequence ATGCGCGACGACACCAGAATGGCCCGGCAGCAGCAGATCGAGCAGGCGGCCTATGCCGTGCTGGAGACAAAAGGCTATGCCGGCGCCTCGATGCTGGCGATTGCCAGGCAGGCAAAGGCGTCCAACGAAACCCTGTACAACTGGTATGGCGACAAGAACGGGCTGTTTGCCGCTTTGGTGGTGCGCAATGCCGCGGAGGTGCAGGACCTGCTGCAGCAGGGCCTGCAAAGCGGCCGGCCGGGGCTCGAGATCCTGCGCGTGCTCGGACCGCGCCTGCTGGCGCTGCTGACCGGACCGCGCGCCGTCCAGCTCAACCGGGCAGCCGCCGCCGACCCGACCGGTGAATTGGGCAAGGTCATATCGGGGCGCGGACGCGAGACCGTGGCGCCGCTGATCGGCGAGGTGCTGCGCCGGGCGAAACAGGACGGCGATCTGGATTTCGGCACGGTGGAGGAGGCGGTCGGGCTCTATCTCGACCTGCTGGTTGGAGACCTGCAGATCCGCCGCGCCATCGGCGGCGCGCCCCCGGACGAGGACGCCATCTCGCGCCGCGCCGACCTGGCTCTGGACCGCTTGCTGCGACTCAATCCCGCATCGACACAGCCGACGCCAACCTGCCATGAAAAAGACGACAAGGGTTGA
- a CDS encoding NAD(P)/FAD-dependent oxidoreductase translates to MKKADIVVLGAGLGGISMVFDLKAELGKDHRIVLVNKTGSFQFTPSNPWVGVGWRQKDDITIELAPLMAKHGIDFVQASASRLVPADNRIEMEDGSTVSYDYLIIATGPELAFDEIEGLGPEAYTQSVCTVDHAVQANAAFEAFCADPGPIVVGAAQGASCYGPAYEYAMIMEKELRNRKIRDKVPMTFVTAEPYIGHLGLGGVGDTKGMLEHELRQRSVRWITNAKVDKVEAGKMTVSELNEDGSEKTRHELDFKYSMMLPAFRGIGAVRDIEGLVNPRGFIIVDKHQRNPKYPNIFGIGVAIAIAPMEKTPVPTGVPKTGYMIESMVLATAKNIKALLEGREPVDEATWNAFCLADFGDRGVAFLAQPQNPPRNVNWASEGMWVHLAKVAFEKYFLRKVRKGVTETYYESAIMKMLAMHKLK, encoded by the coding sequence ATGAAAAAGGCTGACATTGTCGTTCTTGGAGCCGGTCTCGGTGGAATATCGATGGTCTTTGACCTCAAGGCCGAGCTTGGCAAGGATCACCGCATCGTTCTGGTCAACAAGACCGGAAGCTTTCAGTTCACCCCGTCCAATCCATGGGTCGGGGTCGGCTGGCGCCAGAAGGATGACATCACCATCGAGCTTGCGCCGCTGATGGCAAAACACGGCATCGATTTTGTCCAGGCTTCAGCCAGCAGGCTTGTGCCCGCAGACAACCGCATCGAGATGGAGGACGGCAGCACGGTCAGCTATGACTACCTTATCATCGCCACCGGCCCGGAACTGGCCTTTGACGAAATCGAGGGGTTGGGCCCGGAAGCTTACACCCAGTCGGTCTGCACCGTCGATCACGCGGTCCAGGCCAATGCCGCGTTTGAAGCCTTCTGCGCCGATCCCGGCCCGATTGTCGTTGGTGCGGCGCAAGGCGCGTCGTGTTACGGCCCGGCCTATGAATATGCCATGATCATGGAAAAGGAGCTGCGCAACCGCAAGATCCGCGACAAGGTGCCGATGACCTTTGTCACCGCAGAGCCCTATATCGGCCATCTCGGGCTTGGCGGCGTCGGCGACACCAAGGGCATGCTCGAGCACGAATTGCGCCAGCGCAGCGTCCGCTGGATCACCAATGCCAAGGTGGACAAGGTCGAAGCCGGAAAGATGACTGTGTCCGAGCTCAATGAGGATGGCTCGGAAAAGACCAGGCATGAACTCGATTTCAAATATTCGATGATGCTGCCGGCCTTCCGCGGCATTGGCGCGGTGCGCGACATTGAAGGCCTTGTCAATCCGCGCGGTTTCATCATTGTCGACAAGCACCAGCGCAATCCGAAATATCCCAACATCTTCGGCATCGGCGTGGCGATCGCCATAGCGCCGATGGAAAAGACCCCCGTCCCCACCGGCGTGCCGAAGACCGGCTACATGATCGAAAGCATGGTTCTGGCCACGGCAAAGAACATCAAGGCTTTGCTCGAGGGGCGCGAGCCGGTGGATGAAGCCACCTGGAACGCCTTCTGCCTGGCCGATTTCGGCGACCGCGGCGTGGCCTTCCTGGCGCAACCGCAAAACCCGCCGCGCAATGTCAATTGGGCCAGCGAGGGCATGTGGGTGCATCTGGCCAAGGTGGCCTTCGAGAAGTATTTCCTGCGCAAGGTCCGCAAGGGCGTGACCGAAACCTATTACGAAAGCGCCATCATGAAGATGCTGGCAATGCACAAGCTGAAATAG
- a CDS encoding methyltransferase family protein gives MTDLLQPKAFEQKKRLLVVQLFSLVAILALLVSRPYWSEALPLHEAMEIAGLGLILVCMFGRLWSILYVGSRKNSELVTSGPYSVTRNPLYLFSTIGIFGVGLVFGSISVAFVFGALSYLVFTLTAQREAAFLRSSFGASYRAYEASTPRFWPDPRLYHQPDEMTFSPRALKRTFVDALYFLAMFPAIEGIEYLQTAGYLPTLFWLP, from the coding sequence ATGACGGATTTGCTGCAGCCCAAGGCTTTCGAGCAGAAGAAGCGCCTGCTGGTCGTCCAGCTTTTCAGCCTTGTGGCGATCCTGGCCTTGCTGGTGTCGCGCCCCTATTGGAGCGAGGCGCTGCCGCTTCACGAGGCGATGGAGATCGCCGGTCTGGGCCTGATCCTGGTCTGCATGTTCGGCCGGCTGTGGAGCATCCTCTATGTCGGCAGCCGCAAGAACAGCGAACTGGTGACATCGGGGCCCTATTCGGTCACCCGCAACCCGCTCTATCTGTTTTCGACCATCGGCATTTTCGGCGTCGGCCTGGTGTTCGGCTCAATCTCGGTGGCCTTCGTCTTCGGCGCATTGAGCTATCTGGTGTTCACGCTGACGGCGCAACGGGAAGCGGCGTTTCTGCGCAGCAGCTTCGGTGCCAGCTACCGCGCATACGAGGCCTCAACGCCAAGGTTCTGGCCCGATCCGAGGCTCTACCACCAGCCTGATGAAATGACCTTCTCGCCGCGGGCGCTCAAGCGCACCTTTGTCGACGCGCTCTATTTCCTGGCGATGTTTCCGGCAATCGAGGGGATCGAATATCTCCAGACCGCAGGCTATCTGCCAACATTGTTCTGGCTGCCCTGA
- a CDS encoding addiction module antidote protein, translating into MTFATQPFDAAEFLDSPEMVSAYLDVALAEDDPALFAAALGDIAKARGMSDIARSAGVTREALYKALSEKGDPRMSTLFGVIKALGLKVKVVPEGA; encoded by the coding sequence ATGACATTTGCAACCCAACCCTTTGATGCTGCTGAATTTCTCGACAGCCCCGAGATGGTGTCAGCCTATCTGGATGTAGCCCTTGCGGAAGATGATCCTGCGCTGTTTGCCGCCGCTCTCGGCGACATCGCCAAGGCGCGCGGCATGAGCGACATAGCCCGCAGCGCCGGGGTCACTCGCGAGGCGCTCTACAAGGCACTCAGCGAAAAGGGCGATCCGCGCATGTCGACCCTGTTCGGGGTGATCAAGGCGCTGGGGCTCAAGGTGAAGGTGGTGCCTGAGGGCGCGTGA
- a CDS encoding DUF1328 family protein has product MIQWILILLIVAAVAGLLGFGRLSGAALSGAKLLIGLVLVLFLLAVLGIVAIA; this is encoded by the coding sequence ATGATCCAGTGGATCCTGATTTTGCTTATTGTCGCAGCCGTTGCCGGCCTGCTTGGATTCGGCCGGCTCTCCGGCGCCGCGCTCTCTGGCGCCAAGCTGCTGATCGGCCTGGTGCTGGTGCTGTTCCTTCTCGCCGTCCTCGGCATTGTCGCCATCGCCTAG
- a CDS encoding DNA-packaging protein, which produces MADTVEALLAAHLARLGDQALIANAHDWQLAARPEQLPPVGAWRTWLLMGGRGSGKTRAGAEWVHALATGEIAGLGRDGRIALVAETFGDAREVMIDGVSGILGVARDQRPSFEATRRRLVWPSGAVAQMFSSEDPDSLRGPQFDLAWCDELGKWRHQRETWDMLQFGLRLGTSPRQLVTTTPRATPLMLALVKDAATRVTRIRTEDNAQHLAAGFLDAIRARYGGTRLGRQELDGELIADREDGLWRRDQIEALVVRSHGLLRRIVVAVDPPAVSEARYSCCGIVAAGLDAEGRAVVLADGSVEGASPSAWAGAVSRLYRRFDADCVVAEINQGGDMVASVLRTVDPSLPVRTVRATRGKWLRAEPVAALYEQGRVVHAGHFASLEDQMCDFGPDGLSSGRSPDRLDALVWALTELLLGRRGAPQIRHL; this is translated from the coding sequence ATGGCGGACACAGTCGAGGCTTTGCTGGCGGCGCATCTGGCGCGGCTTGGTGATCAGGCGTTGATTGCCAATGCGCATGACTGGCAGCTTGCCGCCCGGCCCGAACAATTGCCGCCCGTTGGCGCCTGGAGGACCTGGCTGCTGATGGGCGGGCGCGGCTCGGGCAAGACCCGGGCCGGGGCCGAATGGGTGCACGCGCTAGCCACCGGCGAGATTGCCGGGCTGGGCAGGGATGGCCGTATCGCGCTGGTGGCCGAAACCTTTGGCGACGCGCGCGAGGTGATGATTGACGGGGTGTCGGGAATTTTGGGCGTGGCGCGGGATCAGCGGCCCAGCTTCGAGGCGACGCGGCGCAGGCTGGTGTGGCCCTCGGGCGCGGTGGCGCAGATGTTTTCGTCCGAAGACCCCGATAGCCTGCGCGGGCCGCAATTTGATCTGGCCTGGTGCGACGAGCTTGGCAAATGGCGGCACCAGCGCGAGACCTGGGACATGCTGCAATTTGGCTTGCGGCTCGGGACATCGCCACGGCAGTTGGTGACGACAACGCCACGGGCGACGCCGCTGATGCTGGCGCTGGTGAAAGATGCGGCGACGCGGGTGACGCGAATCCGCACCGAGGACAATGCGCAGCATCTGGCGGCGGGATTTCTCGACGCGATCCGGGCGCGCTATGGCGGCACCAGGCTGGGGCGGCAGGAGCTCGATGGCGAGCTGATCGCCGACCGCGAGGACGGGCTGTGGCGGCGCGACCAGATCGAGGCGCTGGTGGTGCGCAGTCACGGACTGCTGCGGCGCATCGTGGTGGCGGTTGACCCGCCGGCAGTCAGCGAAGCCAGATATTCCTGCTGCGGAATTGTTGCTGCCGGGCTGGATGCGGAGGGCCGGGCGGTGGTGCTGGCCGATGGCTCGGTGGAGGGCGCAAGCCCATCGGCCTGGGCGGGTGCGGTGAGCCGGCTCTACCGCCGCTTTGACGCCGATTGCGTGGTGGCCGAGATCAACCAGGGCGGCGACATGGTGGCAAGCGTGCTGCGCACCGTCGATCCCTCGCTGCCGGTCCGCACCGTGCGGGCGACACGTGGTAAATGGCTGCGCGCCGAACCGGTGGCGGCCCTTTATGAGCAGGGCAGGGTGGTTCATGCCGGGCACTTTGCCAGCCTCGAGGACCAGATGTGTGACTTCGGCCCCGACGGGCTGTCGTCAGGCCGCTCGCCCGACCGGCTCGATGCGCTGGTCTGGGCGCTGACCGAACTGTTGCTGGGCCGAAGAGGCGCGCCGCAGATCCGGCACCTATGA
- a CDS encoding type II toxin-antitoxin system RelE/ParE family toxin yields the protein MIEVRQTEVFAKWLGKLRDSQAKARILIRIRRMTLGNPGDIKPVGQGVSELRVDYGPGYRIYVAMKNERLVVLLCGGDKSRQQADIKMAWKLAKEL from the coding sequence ATGATAGAAGTTCGCCAAACAGAGGTGTTTGCGAAATGGCTTGGCAAACTGCGCGACAGTCAAGCCAAAGCGCGAATTCTGATACGGATCAGGCGAATGACGCTGGGCAACCCAGGCGACATCAAACCGGTCGGACAGGGCGTAAGCGAACTGCGTGTTGATTATGGCCCAGGGTACCGGATTTATGTCGCCATGAAGAATGAACGGCTGGTCGTTCTTTTGTGCGGCGGAGACAAATCGCGGCAGCAGGCGGACATCAAGATGGCATGGAAACTGGCCAAGGAGCTTTGA
- a CDS encoding DUF1491 family protein, with product MRLKAGIFVSALTRRVFADGGMAAVEKHGAEEAGAIFVRIRHRDGSESLAAPAPQTAFDTDHPDGRLFELRKSRVPELEISEAIAREARFDSDIWVVEIETDSPETYLDFGDS from the coding sequence GTGAGGCTCAAGGCCGGCATTTTCGTCTCCGCCCTGACCCGCCGCGTCTTTGCCGATGGCGGCATGGCGGCGGTTGAAAAACACGGTGCGGAGGAGGCGGGCGCGATCTTTGTCCGCATCCGCCATCGCGACGGTTCCGAAAGCCTTGCCGCCCCCGCGCCGCAAACCGCCTTCGACACCGACCACCCCGACGGCCGATTGTTCGAACTGCGCAAGAGCCGGGTGCCGGAACTTGAAATCTCCGAAGCAATTGCCCGCGAGGCCCGGTTTGATTCCGACATCTGGGTGGTGGAAATCGAAACCGACAGCCCCGAAACATACCTCGATTTCGGCGACAGCTGA